The genomic interval GGTCCGTCTTGATCTATCGGGGGAGCATTTGGCACGGCGGGGTTGGCGGGTCGATCCGGGGCTGGCCCCCTTGCGTCCCGACCGGGCCGCCGCCTGTTTAATCGCCGCCGGTTACCGGGGCGATGAGGCGTTGCAACTCCCCTTTTGCGGCAGCGGCACCCTGGCGGTGGAGGGGGGGTGGATCGCCGCCAAACGGGCGCCGGGGCTGACCCGTCCCATGGCCTTCACGGACTGGCCCGAGGTCTCCCAACGCCCCTGGCGCAAAATGCTGGACGAGGCGACCGTGCGGCTGCAAAACCCCGTCGCCCCGATTGTTGCCTGGGACCTAGATCCACAGGCACTCTCGCGCAGCCGGGCCAATCTGGCCGAGGCGAAGATGGCGTCATGGGTGGATGTGGTGCAGGGGGATGTGGGACGGATGCCGTTCGATCCGAAGGTGCGCCCCGGTCTGTTGCTGGCCAACCCCCCCTACGGGGAGCGACTGGGGCGGGATTTTCCGCAGCGCTGGTGGCAACCCTGGGTGGCGGCGGGCTGGCGGGTGGCGCTGCTGCGCCCGGCAAACGCGCCAGTCCCCTCAAACTCGGCCCAGGCGCTACTCCACTTCGACCACGGCGGGCTGCCGGTCACCCTATGGCAGGTCAGCCCCCCAAGGCCTTGATGCGATCCCCCAACTGCTGCCGGGCAGCGGCAGCGTCGAGGCTACGCACCAAATCCTTGATGTAGGGGATGGAACGGGGGGCCATCGACAGCCGCCGCAGCCCCAGCCCCACCAACAACTCGGTGAACCGCTCCATCCCCGCAAGCTCGCCACAGATCCCCACGTCGACCCCGAACCGTTGTCCGACCCCGACCAGTTGCAGGATCCCCCGCAAAATCGCCGGATGCTCCGGATCGTAGAGAGAGGCGACATGTTCGTCGTCGCGGTCGACCGCCAGGGTGTACTGCACCAGATCGTTGGTCCCAATCGAGAAAAATTCGACGTGAGGGGCGAAGAGGTCGGCAATGGTGAGCGCGGCTGGGGTTTCGATCATCACCCCCAGGGGAGGATTGGGGTGATGCACGATTTTGGCCTGGGCTAACGCCTGGGATTCTTCACGCAACATCTCTCGAACCCTGAGCACCTCCCCCACCGAGGTCACCATCGGTAGCAGAATACGGACCCGGTCGGGGGCGATGGCCGCCACCCGCATCAAGGCGCGCAATTGGGGGCGAAACAACTCGGTGAAGCGCAGACACAGCCGCAAGCCGCGCAGCCCCAGGGCGGGATTGATGGCGTGCAGGGTCGGGATTTGCGGCAGCGCCTTGTCGGCCCCGATGTCGAGGGTCCGAATCGTCACCATCCCCTTGCTGCGCCGCACCAGCCGCAGGTAGGCCTGGAAGTGCTCCTCCTCGTCGGGCAGATCGCTGCGGTCGAGGTAGAGAAATTCGGTCCGATAGAGCCCGACCCCCTCGGCACCGCTGGCCTCTAAGGTGGGGATCTCGTCGGGCAGGTCGACGTTGGCCTCAATGACGATCCGCTCCCCATCAAGGGTCAGGGCCGCCTCCTGCACCCGCCCCATGATCTCTTGAAAGCGCTGCCCTTGCAGGGAGATCCGCTCCAGCGATTCCTGAATCAGGTCGGGGGCGGGATTCACAACGACCAGACCGGTCTGGGCATCGACCAACACCAGATCGCCGGTCTCGACCTGGGTCATGACCCCCATGGCCCCGACCACAGCGGGAATGCCGAGGGAGCGGGCGATCACCGCCGTATGGGAGGTCAGCCCCCCCCCTTCGGTGACAAAGGCTTTGATTTTACGGTGGGCCAGATGGGAGGTGTCGACCGGGGTGATGTCCTCGGCGACCACCACCGACCCTTCGGGAATCGCCCGCCAGCCGTCGCCATCCTCGCTGCCGAGCAGTGCCCGCATCACCCGCTGTCCGACCTGGAGCACGTCGACCGCCCGCTCCTTGATGTAGGGGTCGGGCAGATTGCGAAAGAGGTCGCAGATCTCGCCGATCTGCTGTTTCACCGCCCACTCGGCGTTGATGGAGCGCTCGCGAATGCGGCGGACGACCCCATCGAGCAGGGTCGGGTCTTGCAGCAGCAGCTCGTGGGCCTCAATCAAAATGGCAGGATCGCGGCTACCTAGGTTGCTGACCATCTGCTTGGCAGCGGCCAGTTGCCCTTTGGTTTGCCGGATTGCCTGTTCGAAACGGGCAATTTCAAACTCGATCATCCGGGCCGAAACGCTGCGCTCCGGCACATCGAGGTCGCCCCGGTCGAGCCGATAGACCACCCCCAGCTCCATGCGCCGACCGATCCCAACCCCGTTGATCTGAGCACCCGAACCGTTGGAGCGGGCCAATGCCTCGGGGGTGAGGATCATTGCTCCTCCCCGAAACGGTTGGCGACCAGCGCGGCCAACGCCTCGACCGTCTGCTCCTCGTCCTCCCCCTCGACCCGCAGGGTCAATTCGCTGCCGGGCCCGGCGGCCAACATCATCACCCCAAGAATCGACTTGGCGTTGATCTCGATGTCGCCTTTTTTAAGGAATACCTGACTTTTAAAGCGGGAGGCCTCTTGGACGAACCGGGCCGAGGCACGGGCATGCAGACCCAGGCGATTGACGATGTGCAGCGTCGCCTCACGCATGCTTCAGCCCCATGCGTGCCCGCCCCGGAAGAAGCTCCCCGGCGATCACAATCGACTTGGTTCCGGCGTCGCGTACCTGTTTGGCCAGCGCCTGCAACGAATTTTCTTGTCTGCGCCGGTCGGCCGCCTTAACCAGCATGGGCAGATTGACCCCCGCCACCACCTCAACCTTGTCGCCGAGCAGGCTGAGCGCCAGATTGGAGGGGGTACCGCCAAACATGTCGGTTAGGATCAACACCCCCTCGCCGGTATCGCCCCGCGCCACCCCTTCCTTAACCCGCGCCAGCGCCTGGTCGGGGTCGTCGGCCGATTCGATGCCCACCGCAACAAAGTTTTGCTGCTCCTCACCCAGAATATGGACCACCGCCCGATAGAGCTCCTGCGCGATTTGGGCGTGGGTGACAACGACAAGACCGATCATGGGATGCCTCCGTGGGGGCTGAACAGCGATTAATCGGTGGAATGGGGGGGGGAGTCGGGTGGATCAACCTTATCGCGGTGCCGTACCAACAGGTCGGGGTAGTGGCTGGCCAAACGGTGGGCCAATCCCTCGATCAAATAGACACTGCGATGTTGCCCACCGGTGCAGCCAATGGCGATGGTGACGTACCGCTTGAGCGCCTGGGCAAACCCCGGCAGCACCTGGCGCATCAAGGCCTCGATGCTATCAAGGTAATGCCCCACCTCGTCATGTCCCTGCAGAAAGTCGGCAACCGGTCGGTCGCAGCCACTCAGGGGGCGTAGATCGGGGTCGAAGTAGGGGTTGGGTAAAAAGCGGGCGTCGAACAGAAAATCGGCCTCCATCGGCAGCCCCCGTTTAAAACCGAACGAGAGCAACACCAGGGCCGGATCCCCCTTCATGCCCAAGCGGTCGATCACCGCGCGGCGCAACTGGTGTACGTTCATGGCGGTGGTATCGATGCGCAGCTCCGCCTCCTGACGCACCGGCGCCAAAAGGTCGTACTCCAACGCTACCGCCTCGCGCAGCGCACGCCCCGCCCCCACCGGATGGCGCCGCCTCGTTTCGCTGTAGCGGCGTAGAATCACCCCCTCGTCGCACTCCAGAAAGAGCAGGGAGGTCTCGGCGATGGGGTCGAGCTGGGCCCGCAACCCTTGCCACTGCGCCATTTCATCGGCATTACGAATATCGAAGCCCAGGGCAATGGGACGATCGGGGTGCTGTTCGAAACAGCGGCGAGCGACCTCGGGGAGCAACGAAAGGGGGGCGTTGTCGACGCTTTCGAACCCTTGATCTTCGAGGGCATGCAGGGCAGTGGAACATCCAGCACCCGACAAGCCCGAAATCAAAACGATGCGCCGACCTCGCCAACCCACCGTCAGCCTCCCCCCTCCATGAACATCCGCTCTTCGAGCTCCCGGGCCAGCTGCTCGGCGGGGTTGATCCCTTGGCAACGCAGCTGCTGCATCCGCACCGCCACCTCAACCAAAATCGCGATGTTGCGCCCCGGCGACACTGGCAACGCGATGCAGGGAATCTCTTCGTGCAGGATCGATTTGTTGCTTTGTTCCAACCCCAGGCGGTCGACCTGAACGTGCTGTTCCCAGGGGACCAATTCGATGATGAGCTGCAAACGTTTGTGTTCCAGGACCGCCGCAGCCCCGAAGAGTTTTTCGACGTCGAGAATCCCCAAGCCCCGGATCTCAAGATAGCGCCGCAGTGGCGCCGGGGAGGTCCCCCCCAAAATCCCCGGCGCATCGCGGCGCAGCTCCACCACGTCATCGGCGACCAAGCGATGGCCTCGGGTGATCAACTCCAGCGCCGTTTCGCTCTTTCCGATGCTGGAGGAGCCGGAGATGATCGTGCCGATCCCGTAGATATCGAGAAAGACCCCGTGAATATGGGTGGTGGGGGCGAGCTGAAGTTCGAGAAAACGGGTGGCGATGGGGAAGAATACGGCGGCGGTCAAGGGGGAGATCAGCAGAGGGACACCATGACGACCTGCAGCATCAACCAGGGCGGGATGAACCTCGCCATCGGTCAGCAGCACCACAGCGGTGAGATCGCGCTCGAAAATCCCGGCAATGGCCTGGGCTTTTTGGGCTTCGTCCAGAGTATTTAAAAAACCGGTTTCGGTACGGGTAATGACTTGGAGGCG from Proteobacteria bacterium CG1_02_64_396 carries:
- a CDS encoding phosphoenolpyruvate--protein phosphotransferase, whose amino-acid sequence is MILTPEALARSNGSGAQINGVGIGRRMELGVVYRLDRGDLDVPERSVSARMIEFEIARFEQAIRQTKGQLAAAKQMVSNLGSRDPAILIEAHELLLQDPTLLDGVVRRIRERSINAEWAVKQQIGEICDLFRNLPDPYIKERAVDVLQVGQRVMRALLGSEDGDGWRAIPEGSVVVAEDITPVDTSHLAHRKIKAFVTEGGGLTSHTAVIARSLGIPAVVGAMGVMTQVETGDLVLVDAQTGLVVVNPAPDLIQESLERISLQGQRFQEIMGRVQEAALTLDGERIVIEANVDLPDEIPTLEASGAEGVGLYRTEFLYLDRSDLPDEEEHFQAYLRLVRRSKGMVTIRTLDIGADKALPQIPTLHAINPALGLRGLRLCLRFTELFRPQLRALMRVAAIAPDRVRILLPMVTSVGEVLRVREMLREESQALAQAKIVHHPNPPLGVMIETPAALTIADLFAPHVEFFSIGTNDLVQYTLAVDRDDEHVASLYDPEHPAILRGILQLVGVGQRFGVDVGICGELAGMERFTELLVGLGLRRLSMAPRSIPYIKDLVRSLDAAAARQQLGDRIKALGG
- a CDS encoding phosphocarrier protein HPr; protein product: MREATLHIVNRLGLHARASARFVQEASRFKSQVFLKKGDIEINAKSILGVMMLAAGPGSELTLRVEGEDEEQTVEALAALVANRFGEEQ
- a CDS encoding RNase adaptor protein RapZ, which gives rise to MGWRGRRIVLISGLSGAGCSTALHALEDQGFESVDNAPLSLLPEVARRCFEQHPDRPIALGFDIRNADEMAQWQGLRAQLDPIAETSLLFLECDEGVILRRYSETRRRHPVGAGRALREAVALEYDLLAPVRQEAELRIDTTAMNVHQLRRAVIDRLGMKGDPALVLLSFGFKRGLPMEADFLFDARFLPNPYFDPDLRPLSGCDRPVADFLQGHDEVGHYLDSIEALMRQVLPGFAQALKRYVTIAIGCTGGQHRSVYLIEGLAHRLASHYPDLLVRHRDKVDPPDSPPHSTD
- a CDS encoding HPr(Ser) kinase/phosphatase yields the protein MPMAVTISELFQNEAAALQLTWVAGHEGGGRQIRDPQLQKPSLALTGYVDYLDPHRLQVITRTETGFLNTLDEAQKAQAIAGIFERDLTAVVLLTDGEVHPALVDAAGRHGVPLLISPLTAAVFFPIATRFLELQLAPTTHIHGVFLDIYGIGTIISGSSSIGKSETALELITRGHRLVADDVVELRRDAPGILGGTSPAPLRRYLEIRGLGILDVEKLFGAAAVLEHKRLQLIIELVPWEQHVQVDRLGLEQSNKSILHEEIPCIALPVSPGRNIAILVEVAVRMQQLRCQGINPAEQLARELEERMFMEGGG